Genomic window (Corvus cornix cornix isolate S_Up_H32 chromosome 4A, ASM73873v5, whole genome shotgun sequence):
GATCCTGGGGAGTAAGTTGTGTTTGCATGTGGCATGTTCAAAAATAAAGCCAAGTCCCTGCAGATACAAGCCCTGACCAACACCTCTATTTGTACCACCCCAGGAGCCCAGTGGCTGAAATTTTCATTGTACTTTGCCAGTTATCTGCATGATTTTTCAAAACTCATGAGCTTTGCTCTGTGCACTTAAGTGTTTTAAAGTTGCACGTGTATAACCCAGGATGTAAATCCAACATGGTctgcctgtgccaggacagctgggaagTAGACTGGATATCCTACAGGAAAGGACTGCTGCTCAGGAGTGTTAAAATGCCTTAAAGATACTTGCAAAATACCTCCAAAGCAGTTGCTGATCTTTCACAATTGGGAATAAGTGACTACATTGTCCCTCACAACTTCCCTGCTCATCTCCAGAGTGGTTCAACTCCAGAACTTGCAGAGCTCTGACCTCCATCTACGAAGATAATAATGTGTTATGCAAGTAATACTTTCATCTTTACTGATTATTATCTGCTTAAAATAATGTCTCAGTCAtgcattaataataattttctgaataaaCTTGACAGTGTATTTGCAAGGCACTGCTTTGAAATGTCCTGGAATGCCAACAGAAAAGGATTTGATACACTTCACTCCAGAGAGGTTAATGGTAATAACATTAGTCCTAATGAATGAATTCATTATAGGTATAAGCATACCTTTGTCATGGGTTTCCCTTAAAATATACAAGGAAAATCCAGTTAGTGGCACTTCTCTTTAATTACGCCCTGAAGGAAAGTTAACAGTGCATACAGCAgagatacaattttttaaactaaCAGCAATAAAGCCCAGAGGAAGCAGTATACAACACATGGTGACTGCAGGAGTAAAAAATGTACATCCCGTAACTTCTTACTCCTGTGTCTGCATAAGCTCGTGTGCCATCTAGTAAAGCCTCTACTtttcaaacacacacagctTGAATGATTACAAAATAAGTGTGCCAAAGCTGCCTCAGGAAATTTATGTTCATAGTAATAAAATGTTGGCTAATAAAGTATGGCTGCGCATCATTGACTGCAGGGAGATAAGCACAGACCTTGAAGCCAACAGACCTGGAATATATTTCAAtagaaagcaatgaaaaatggTGGAGGTATTTTGGATTCATCTTTACAtcaaaaattgcatttttcattgGTGTAGCTCTTTAAGGTCAACTGTGGATGTCAGTCTGAATTAGAACTGGTTACCTGTTATTGGAGGAAAGAATGTTCCATCTGTGtaataagcaaagcaaaacattcatttttccatttttccaagaaaatccATTAGCAGCCATTAGTGCATAGTGTTTCCAAGTCACCATATACTGATACATTTTAGCTAGTTCTGTGTTTCACAGGAGAATGAGTCTTCACTCCCTTACACTGGAGCAAAGACACTAATTAAGCATAGCTTTGGAAAAGTCTCTCTGGGTGATGACTGGATGTGCCTCAGACAGAGGAGTGGTGCGAGCCATCAGCTGCTCTTCAGTCTGAGTAAGGAACTCACTGAGACTTTCTGAGGTAGCCataaaggaggggaaaaaacactgaagtaaAAACATAGCACCACGTTTCATTAAAAAACTGGCTTCAGAACACTGGTCTTTCCCTCCTCTGTGCACAGTCAAACTCCTGGACTTGAAACTTGATTTTTGTAGAGTTCTGGCTGTCTTGATTCACCCATCAAACGCACACAAAACAGGTTTGTGAATTTACCCTTCTCCAGTCAGTGATGTCTAATCTGGGGTAACAAAGACTGTTCCTGTACCTGCATTTCTGTTACTACAAGTTCTTCATGCACACCTGGCAGCGGCTGACCCGTGTCCGAAGCTGTCCCGCTTTCAGAGTCTCTGAGGGAGGAGCACTGACaaactgctgctcctgctccaccGTGGTCAGCCAGAAGCTGTACTTGTTGGCAAAGTAATGGCACGTGCCCCGAGCACCGTTGCACTCGATGAACGGAGTAGCTCGGAAATCCTCCAGGCAGGAACCGGGTGAGACAAGGGACTGGCCTCCACCTTCCGCCCCCGCTGCAGTGTGCTGAAATAAAAGACGGCACGTTGAGTGAGCTCAAAGGAAGAGATGGAGGCAAACGGGAGTCTCCTGGTTCCATTGCTAAAAGGAGTGAAACAGGCAACCAGAACTATACAGCTGGCTGTGTGTATCTGTCTCTTGAGTCATGGTTcgaagggaaaaagcaaaggaacatGCTTAGGCTGAATATATAAGCCGGGAATAATGGAAAACCAGCTTTTCACTTGAAAGTTGggaaaatttcaaaacaataatGCTGCCATCATGTTTTTCTAACAATCTTACAGCTTCTAGAAGAGTGCAATAGAAAACTTTTTCCACTGAGAAAGAGGATTAAGTCAATAGTGTAGCTTAATTACTGTTCCCACATTTAAGGGTTTGAAGAACAAACATCTGTGGCAATCCAGAACTAAGGCCACAGTGTTACCACCAAAACTGATCAGGACAGGTGCTAAACAGGGCAAACTCAGAGCTACAGCAACTCAGTTGATGAAGAAGTGCACTGGGGCAAGGAGAGACAGGGCTCCAGGCTCCTGTAAGTAACCCACAGAACACAGTCTCAGTGACCTCATCAGAGAGGAGAGATCAAAATGTTTAAAGCTGCCTTTGCGCTAGCAGTAGTGTCCTTACCATAAGGAAGGAGTATCCTATCCACAGGCTGCGCCAGCCCAGGGGACACTGTGGGATGGTGATGTCCTGGctgtgcacagccacagcctgggaagGTGCTTCACACACAGAGCACCGGCTGATGTACTGTGGGATCTGGACGCTGTCCACGGGCATCATGGGGATGGGAGCAGTGGTGGACAGCCAGTAGGACTTGTCATTTCGGCTGGCGTAGTAGCACACTTCATTGATGTTGCAGTAAATAAAGGGCATGGTGCTGAAGCGAGGCAAACATGAGCCAgcaaaacctggaaaaattGGAGCAGTGGTCATCCCAAGCATCTGCCAAACACTCCAAGTCACACACACCAACGTTAGGGATGAGGATGGTATGAGTGACACCGCTCCCAGTGCAGATTTGGCCAAGCCAGCTGCCACCACCTCCACCACAACCCTCTGCACTATCAGGGAGGATGGCTtctttgaaatgtaattttggcCTGTGTTGTTCATTCCTGAGAGAATTGCGTCAACTCACCGAGATCCTGGTTGTGTGACTTCTCCTGCCCCTCCACGTACAGCAAGCTGTAGCCGTCCCAGAGCTTGTTCATCCCTATGGGGCATGGGGGGATCTGATCTGACTGACTGTGCTTCACCAGAGTGTATCCAACGCCCACGCTCCGACCAGGCATTCCCGGCAAACCAAGGGAACCCGGcttcccagcagcacctgggagaCAGAAGGAGAACTGCTATTTCTAGTGCACAGTGTGGACATCAGCTGGTTCTACACTCCATCTGGCATTGCTTATGGCAGCCTTGCACAACGAGGAGCCCAAGCTGTATGAATTACTAGACTTAACAGCTCCAAAAGCAGTCATTTCACAGCACCACCCACCCATTCCCTTCCtcttttagttttctttctttgcccaACAACTCTGGTGCCAGTGTGTTAGGTGTCTCACAGTGCAGTAATTCTGAGGATTTCAAAGCACCAACCAAAACCtaattcattcatttttgcTATAGTACTCTTCTTGATGatattcctcttctttctcaCTGTGCCCTTCCTCACTGTCCAAGCCTCACAGGCAGGGTTACTGTGAATACTATGTCACTCCTTTAGATCTTCAAGATGATTCCCACATacacaaaacattaaaactAAAAGGTGTTGAGAATTGCACCTACAGAAACACCAGCAGTGACATCAACAAGGACATGTGACAGAACTTTCCTCAGTGAAGATAAAATTTCCTTCATTGCAGATACAAAACACAAGACCACAGTCATCCCCTGGTCTTCCTAAGGGATTTGTGTGTTGGGGAGGGTCTCTGCAGAAACTATAAGCAAACACAATTCTACTGTTTGCCTCTTTTTGATCTGTGCTCCCCAAATCATAATATTACCTTCAAATCCCTGTGGTCCTGGGGCACCTGGAAGTCCTGGTTCCCCAACTATGCCAGGTGTTCCAGGTAAGCCATCACGTCCTTTCAAACCCAGTCTTCCTGGCAAACCTTTTGggcctgaaataaaatacaattattaGTATCATCATTTCCTCATAGTATTGCCCTCACTCCTGCAATCATATTCCAGAAGGGAAATAGGATGTCAGCAGCCATGCCAAGAGCTCATTCTTCACCAGCTGTGGTTATAAACAGCCACCTCCAAAAGAGACTCCACCTGATGTGGTTGTCTGTAGAAGGATTGCAAGGTACAGCTGAGTATGGTTACACATGgttaaaaatgaagcattatatttgtatatattatATTTGTATGCATTTTGATGGAATtctttcctaaattaaaaatccatGTAAACATTCCTAATGCATTTCATAAAGTagtgtttttcttccagaagaatGGCATTGTGGTGATCTGAGTGTACTTTTTACCTGGTTTTCCAGCTGGGCCATGGAATCCAGGATCTCCATCAAAGCCAGGGACACCATCAATTCCTGGCAGACCAGGTAATCCTGCAGGGGCTGTGACTTCTTCTGGCTGTGGGGTTATTCCTGGAGCCCCTGGTCTGCCAGGGAGACCTACACGTGCGGCAAAGGATGTGTAAGTACCCcacaaaaaccacacagattTCATGCTAATCCTGACACAAAGGAGAAGAATGTGAAATTAAGACCACCATTGCACATCAGCACTGGGTATCTTGTAAAAAGTATGTCAAGCTCTTTCTAACTTATTTCAGTCTCTAAGGGATCAAGAGTCTCCCAAATAAGCCCATTAAAGGAGCTCTGAAGTAAtccccagcccaaaccaggTGCAATAAATGACAGCTTTTTAAATCCTCCAGCACTCACCTCGACGGCCCATTTCACCTTTCAGCCCAGCATAACCAGGATCCCCTGGAGGCCCATCTTTACCTGGCATCCCCATTAGGCCAGGCTCGCCTCTTGCCCCTGCAAAGACACACAGCCAAAACTGGGCCTAAGCACAGGCTCCTGATTCTGACCCGCAGCTGGAGCTCTCACGACAGCAACAGCATTTGGGCTCCAAGATGGAGGGGACCTCAAGGAAGTCTGTGCCTAATTTCACATCCACAATGGCTGTAGAGCCTCAAGACAAGAATTTCCACTGCTACCTAATTGTACTTTATTGAAAGTACTCTTCCCCTTCCTTGGGTAACCCAGGGACAGGGTTGGGGACTACACATCTTTACTATTTGGAATCCATCTCAATGCACAGCACAGGGGGATGGGATCTGCCAGCCCACGAAGACAGCAGACAGTTACTCATCTGGCAGTGGCTGTCCATCCTGCCCTGGCTTTTGAGCTGTGTGGTGTCTCTCAAACCTTGCTCCTGGAGTCCCTGTGTGCAGCTGCCCTTTGGCCTTCTTTGGTACAGACCAAAGAGAGAGCAACGTGCTCCCTGCCTTTGCCCAGAACAACATCTCTGAACTCCTACAATCCTCTTAGCTTCCTGTGGAGACCTAAATCCACCACGCTAAAGCCTCTGAGCATACAGGACAGGTGGGATGAAGCAGCAACTCCAGTCCTTGCCTAGAGTGCACAAGTGGGTAGCTGTGGTTAACAAGCACAGCAACATTGCAGGTGGACACCAtctactcagaaaaaaaaaaccacaaagataAGAGATAAAAAATCATTAGGGACACACTGACAAACACCCGGAGCTGGCCCCACCTGGAAGCTTTTGGAGTCAGTAGGTAAAATCTGCAGGAGCCAAAAGGAAAGACGGAGACATCAAATTCAGCTGTTACACCTGAATGAGGGAGGCCACACTAACCACCCAACAGCCATTCCTACTGTCCAGATAACAAGTGCCAAACCACTCCCAGATCCTTTCAAGGCAAGATTACCTTTGAATCCAGATGCTCCAGGGAGTCCAACTGGACCAGTGGGTCCCACGTCACCCTTAATGCCTCGCAAGCCAAGAACACCAGGGAAACCGGGAGTGCCTGTGTCACCTTGGTCAGAAGCCGGGCCAGGGGGTCCTCGTGGTCCTGGAGGACCTGGAAAACCTAGAGACAACAGAGGTAATTGGCAGAATCTGTTCCTGGGGCAAAGTAAATGCTGGGTCTATCCCCAGCATTTCTTTCTGGCTGGAGAATAGACTGGAGTAGCAGCCTCTCCGACAAGGCTGTGAGGTACCAGATGGGTACCGGTGCCATCATGACAAAGCTTCCAAACTGCACTCACCTGAACTCCCATCGGTGCCTGGAACGCCAGCATCTCCAGGTCTCCCACGTATGTCGGATGGAAGAGAAACTCCAGGTGTTCCTGGCAAGCCAGGCAGTCCCATAGGACCAGGGGGACCTAGAATAATAAACACAAAGTGAAGGAGGATTGGGGAGCATTTATATTGAGGAGAACAAAGAGACATCTCACTACAGGAGGGGAAACAATACATActgtgctgctcaggagagATATAGATAGTTACTTTCAGAACTGTGTAACCAACCGTTTCTTAAAATACAGAGCAACATCACAGATTTCACATTTACCTGTCAAACTTCTAACCACCTTTGAGGCTTCAGGAAATTGTCTTTGGTAGTTCTGCTGACCATGCAACCCATTAACCTCAGCAGCAATACATCCCAGAACATCAATATTTACCCATGTCTCCTGATGAGCCTTTTGGTCCAGGGaatcctgcagctcctcttcccAAGCCTGGAGAGCCTTCTTCACCCTTTGGACCTGGGAGACCTGCAGGTCCTTTCAGTCCAGCTTCACTCAGACCTAATTAAACATGGTTAACAAAGATAAGAGAGCCTATTCAAATTGCCTAATAGCAGTCAAATTATTACACAAAATGAGTGGTGATTAAAAAACTACCCATTTACTACTgtctctgctgttttcagtaGAGCAGCTGGAATTGGTGATTTGGTGCCTCACATGCTACTCTGGTTGTGCAGAGTGAATTTAAACAATCTGCGAGATGCTGAGAGAAAAGCATATGACTGTTGTGGTTTCCCCACAAGCTCTTGCACAAGAATGGGAACATAGCAGTCCTGCGACAGATCTGCTGCCAGCCTGTATGCTGTGTCTCTCACGAGGACACACCAGACTCAAGCTTCTCGTCTTTAAATAACCTTGTGGGCTTCATGCTGCAACACAGGGATTCAGTTTGCACAGACTGCTGCAGAATGCACACAGGCACAAGTGGTGCAGGGCAGAGGctcccaggaaaagctgcagggagATGTTCAGCATGTCACTCTGGGAAAAGTATACACTAAGAGCAGCTCTCTCAGGAAAATTGTGGAGGATCTATATGCTGTAAATCATTACCTTCTGATAGACAAagttttaaacaaagaaaacacaggtaTTGTTTGAGTTGTACACAGGATGTCTGTCCATTTTCATGCATAAAACAGCTGCCACAAATTTTAGGTGCTACTTTACAAAATGACTGTAACTAAACAAGTCTTTTTGGTAAGCTCTTTCTTCACTTCTTTACTTTAGTAAAACACTGTTTGCAACACAGAACTACATTCTATTTCATATgattgaaaatatgaaaaaatccagcaaaatcTTCCTAAAAGCAGAATCTGGAAACAAATCAAAGAAATCTGTTCCTTAAGTTCCATATAATGGAGGGCTCTAAAAAGTagtacagaaacatttctttgctAAGTCCAATTCAAAGCAAGCATTTGGTGCTGTCCTGCTCAAATCAAACATCCATTAGAAAGAGTTTTATGATTTCATTCCATTAGTTTTCCAGAAGTGACATGGTCCTTCAGGAATTCAAGGAGAACCATCACCAGAAAAGCCTCTTCAACTCTACAGGCTGCATCCTATTCTTACTGGCATTGAAGAAGAATTTGTTCATGCACATTCAATATCCTGAGGTTTTTCTTCAGGTCATAATTAAAGCCCGAACTGGGTGAAATAAGGGAATTTTGTGGGAAACAGTGCTCTCAATGGAGCAGTGTATGCATTTCCCCAGCTATGACATTTCTACTACACATTTCCTTTACCTGGTGTTCCAGGAGACCCTTTTGTGCCTGGCAAGCCATTCAGACCATTTAAACCTGGAAATCCATGAAAGCCTGAAGAGACATTGGGAACACATAAGTGAGCAAATAGGCAAACAATCCAGTTAGGTGGAAATGTGTAAGATGCTTCAGGGACCATACAGCACATAAGAGAAACCTGACACAGGGGAACACAGCACATAAAGGTGTAAAGCCTCCCTTCACACAAGTGCCCTCCATGGAAACTCTTCCCACTGCTCTCTCCAGCTTTACCCTCCTCGAACACCCATTAGTCACTCAAACCAAATGAGAGCCCCTCCCTTTCCAATCACTCCTCTGctcatttccagcagctggtgcctgCACGTTGCCAAGAGGGAGCTCTTTCCCACGCACAGCTGGCCCGTCCCGCGCTGCCTGCAGAGACACTTGGCCgaaacactgcttttctgaCCCAACTTCTCTCTCCATGTGCAGGCTGCACATATACCTTTAGGTCCCACTGTTCCACGAGCTCCAGGGAATCCAACAGATCCTGGCTgtcctgggggtcctggtgggcCAGGGGATCCTCTCAGCCCAGCATTTCCAGGAATTCCTAAAAGCAAGCGGAAAAATATTCCTGTACCACACATCACATCCAGGCTGAAACAGCTCACAGCTCCATTTTACAGCTTTTGTTCCTGCACTTAACTCATAAGATGGGGGAATAAACtatttaaataaagcaaaatcagaTCCAAATCTCTCCTCATGCCACCACTAGCATCACATTTATCAAACTATTTATTtgatagggtttttttaaatcatagcTGTGACATTCTTCATCATTCACTAAGTAACACATGGCCAAATAACtaattaaattgttttccaaataaaagaTTTCAATAACAGCTTCCACTGTTCTCCAACCTTTAATCTTGATAACTATTTGGGAATCTACCTGCCAATTACCCCACAACCCAAAGACACTTATAGCCATTCTTCTGGGTAGGTTTGGCTCTAGAGAGagaacagacaaaaatattgctATGAAAGAGCTGTGAAGAAGTTGCTATTGCTTGTATCTGAGATCTTCCCTATTTGTTAATGGGATTCCTTTAGGTTTCAATATTGCAGGATTCACCATATTTGACCAGCAGGACAAGGTGACACCTTACACTACTGTCaaagaaaattatcattttCTTGCCAAACTTCTTGTTTAAGCCTCAGCTGAGGCAGGCCAAACAGGGCTAAGGAAGCATCAAGGTGCAGCTGTCACAGTCACGACATGAGCTGCAGAATATCGGTGCTCAATCCAGTACCTGCTGGTCCTTCTTGGCCAAGATCTCCTGGGCTGCCTTTGGGTCCATTCACCCCTGTGTTTCCTGGATAGCCCGGTTCACCCTTGAGACCTTCTCTACCTCTCTCTCCTGAAAGGATACAAACATACAAGTCAAGCTGGAGGAAGGCATGAAGAGGGTGAGAAACATGGTATGCTGAGGTTGCAGCACTTTGCTCAGCCATTGCCTGGGCCCTGGGCTGGAGTTCCAGGGTGCCAAATGCCAGTGCAAGTTCACAGGTGCCTCCTCAAGAAGTGAAGTGAACCCAGCATTAGAACTGGGCTGGTCTCAGATGTGTTCATTATCATCCAGATTTCTGCCCCACCTGGATTGCAGGCTCCTCAAATCTCACTTCCAGGATAACAGAAATACCCAAATTTGGCAAAGCCAACCTGTTTAGTCTCTAGAATTTTGTATTCTTGAAGTGAGAAACCAAGGGCTACTTTTACCTGGAAACCCTGggtctcctctctctccttttggTCCAGCAATGCCAGGAACACCAACAGACTCTCCCTGGTCacctgaaaaagaaaggcaaggcCATTCTGTGGACATCAGTTTCCAGTGCTTGTCTGAGAAAATAAACCTTGCTATATCTCAAATTTGTGGAGCAAAGACAATAGCAAGTGATGCACCTGAGTCTGAAAATGCTTATAACCATCAATGGATGCAGATCCACTCATACAAATGCACAAGACATTTACAGGTACTTCCACAACATCCCTGCACTTTTGACACAAGGACATGAGAGAAAAGGGTGCTTCCTGCACTTCCCAACAGGATTCACACAGTGCTGTGGCCAAACTTTCAGAGGACCATGAAGTATTTAGGCTTGGGACGGGTCTTGTCTGAATGAAGCCTCTTACAAAGGGATATGACTTGGAGCCAGTCACTGGAGAGCAATGGACACTTCCAGATCACTACTTATTCCTTTGTCTCATTAATATTAGGACTGTGTACAATGAAAGACCACGTACACTGTGAAAGATTTCTTACCCTTTGGACCAGGAAGGCCAATAGGTCCTGGGAATCCAAGTATTCCTATGGTGCCATCTGaaccctgaaaaaaaccaacccaagcAAAATTAagtctttgctttttattcttgcTGTTCCAGGCTTGGGTCATGGGGGATAACAGAACACAAAGGTGTAGGAAGAAATACTATATAAAATGGCATTTAATGGTATGagccaaacaaaaccaatctgGAAGTTTTGTAAGGAAAACTCCTGCCAGCTTCTGTTGCTGTGTGATGGAAGTACCAATTAGAACACAGGATTTTCCTAAGAGCACTCAGAGAAGAAGAAGATACTTAAGAAGGTATTTTACCCTCTCTCCTGGCATTCCTGGAAATCCCATGATACCATGTGCACCCTTCTGTCCTGGCAGCCCAGGTTGTCCAGGTGGACCAGGGAAGCCTGGGTCACCATGAAGACCTCTCTCTTTGCTTGCTGACCCAACTGGACCAGGGAGACCAGGCTGCCCACGGCTTCCCGGGATTCCTTTATCACCTGGGTAATATACAAGAGTGGAATTTCATTTAATAATATAGACATCCAGCTCATCTGGGTCAGTTAACCTGTTACCCTAAGCTCCCCTTAAAGTGGAAGAAGAGATGGCATTAGGTCTGCAGAACAGAACttcaaaggaaaactgttttctcaAAATTCAGAACTGCCATATACAAGTCTTGCTAGAATGGGAATGGCAGAGCAGATAACAGTAACACTGCAGGCACTGCCAAAAGGACAGACCATGCTCCACTGACAACAAGCCCAGATACTGAACAACTGATACTGGCAGCTAACTGCAATGTTGTGAAATACCTCTAGGTCCAGGGAATCCTGCAAGTCCAGCTAATCCAGGATCTCCTTTGTCTCCTTTGATTTGCAGTGCCTGTTCTGAAGTCCCAAGAACAGGAGGACCTGGGGGACCTATATCACCTCTGTCacctgaagaaataaaaagtcagGAAATATTCTTGCAAAATAATgtagcagagaaaaacagaacttcCATGTCTCCTGATGTGAATTCATTAGTGATCTTTGGTAAACAGGCCAAAGTATTGAAAAATAGAAGATTGCACTATTTAGAAGAAAGATAGCAGACACAGACATTTTAGAACTGCCTCCTaagtccctctgcagcacagccagcaaaAGCCATTCAGCTGTTTCTCACCTTTTTGACCTTGAAGTCCCACAACTCCTGgacttccttttcctccagctgtgccaggagctcctTTAAACCCATTCACTCCAGGGACACCAGGCAGTCCTGGCATGCCAGGGAAACCAAGCAGGCCAGAAGAGCCTTTCTCGCCTGCATGGAAAtgttgagaaataaaaagggaataTTAGTGTCTCCTGGTACACTACACGCCCACCCTGGGGCAGGTAAAGGCTGCCTGGGTCTGACCAATCACCCAAATCTGGGTAGTTAAACAAGCACATGGCACAGGCACAGAACTGTCACTTCTGTCACAGGTCTCCACTCACGATACTTCCAACCAGCACTTCTCAGTTCACCTTTAAGAACCTAGTCCTGCTTCCAGTGGATATCAAACCCAATCAGTTTCCAAGAGAACAACATGTAGTTCCACAGCTCTATTGCTTTGTGTTATTCTTCAGGTATACTGTAGTGGTGCCTAAAGACCACACAGTTTGTAAATTCTTACTTCCCATTTGATTTGTGGTTgattctcttcctcctttctatAAATTTCATTCACTGTTcatttcttcaattttcttgtctttctatTTTGATTTACACAACCCTTTGTCCACAAGGGCCTAAGACCTTTAAGACAGATTTCCTTATGAACATTATTTGATAATTAAATCCATAATTTGTAactcagcagcaaaacaaaggcaTCCCAACACTAGTTGGGGATTCATTCTCTTCCAGCAACTTGAGCCTAAAATCAGTATCAGCaaggttattttttttgtgGGCACAGCAATCTCAAGACTGAAACTCCTACCTTTTGGCCCAGAGAAACCTGGATGTCCGTCTTGACCATAAGGCCCAGGTGGCCCTAAGAATCCTCTTTCCCCAGGAGATCCTGGAGCACCATCAAGACCTGGGAAGCCTTTCATACCAGCAGGGCCTTGTGGTCCTACATCCCCAGCCACACCTTTGACTCCAGGAAGTCCTGAATCAATACAAGAAAGAACTCAACAGAGGGTATTGCACAAAACTAGGACAATTTGTGGCAGCTTCCTAAGCTCTTTACACACAGCACTGTTTTTAATGACAAATGGACCTTATGGCACATGCAGCCTACTAGAAGGCATAAAGCTTAGAACTGCAAAAGCATTAGTCATCTAATAATAAAATACCTACAAGGAGGGTTACTGCCTACATCACTACACAACCGGCAAGAGTGAAACCCCTTATGATGTATCCATTTTTGACCACCAGACACTGACCTATAATGCACAGCCTTACCTTTGTCATCAAGGCAGCCAAGACAGAATGGGGAGCATCATTAATGCCAGCTTCTGCTCCCTACCCCATCCTCTGGGTGAACCAGAGATCAATCAGCTGGACAGGCTTGTTTTCACAAGTTCCTTATTTCACCTCGGTAGTTGAACTGTACTCCTCAAGTGCCAATTGCTCACTACAGGAACAAGCTGATTGTGCCGTCCCAAAACCAATACCATATGCACCATTTAGCCTCTAAATGTTTCTAGCTGAAGCTTTGTAATGGTTTACAATTTTAAACAAAGGCTCAAACCATTGAAAACAGAATGCTCAGATCCAAAGgaatgaagagaaggaaaaatcaggTGGCttctgaaaaattacatttgcagCAGTAGCAGTCAATATTTGAGCTCTGTTATACTCAGGGCTCTATGCTACAACCCAGTATTCTTTTAAGCAGCTGAAAGAGCTGCCTTATttaagaagacaaagaaaacacacacacttaAAATCTCTGCATATTAATGATTTTCTTTATAGGCT
Coding sequences:
- the COL4A6 gene encoding collagen alpha-6(IV) chain isoform X1 — encoded protein: MGRAGALVLLLLWLGAELASAGGKKSYSGPCGGRDCSAGCKCFPEKGARGRPGPIGLPGPIGAPGFTGPEGLPGAKGERGAVGPPGPAGQKGDKGPMGVPGFQGINGIPGHPGQSGPRGRPGLDGCNGTSGSPGISGPDGFPGLPGLPGRPGLKGLKGEPVFAQGSLKGLKGENGLPGLDGVPGPKGFPGPVGPAGPIGLPGFQGPVGPLGPPGPKGNMGLGFQGEKGEKGDVGLPGPPGPPPSTGILEFMGFPKGKQGEKGEPGPQGFPGDQGLPGIPGFGGVGEKGEKGVPGLPGGRGLLGLDGSDGIPGRKGHPGVPGYPGLDGVEGMKGELGDIGPPGPPVVIDREGVVISGAPGDPGNPGIPGPPGDEGIIGLPGLPGAPGFPGLERDGMGPGGSPGIPGVKGDVGEPGRATIGLPGPPGRGGLPGLPGAPGLPGSPRPSFSPGTILNGRTGAPGEPGQRGLPGALGPKGYKGEAGDCACDGGVTRAGLKGISGPPGLSGSPGVPGAKGIGGDPGSVGAPGLRGPPASAGQQGLPGLKGEKGDPSYATVKGARGDRGATAPRGPSGIPGTPGRDGLPGLPGPPGPPGDGGLGFPGEKGLPGLPGTKGHRGETGSPGVGYPGPSGIRGPPGDPGMDGFPGQAGLPGPPGITLPCIVPGAYGPPGTPGFPGLPGPKGSKGFSGIPGQPGLHGSKGQPGSPGIIGLQGEPGFPGPRGEQGSQGLPGLEGTDGLPGKMGASGLAGIKGAPGDVFGAESGTVGEHGRPGLPGDKGLTGDIGFPGPKGLDGRLGLLGIKGEQGHPGYSGVPGLRGPPGPGGPFGIKGKPGPLGPAGLAGAPGCQGLPGVKGVAGDVGPQGPAGMKGFPGLDGAPGSPGERGFLGPPGPYGQDGHPGFSGPKGEKGSSGLLGFPGMPGLPGVPGVNGFKGAPGTAGGKGSPGVVGLQGQKGDRGDIGPPGPPVLGTSEQALQIKGDKGDPGLAGLAGFPGPRGDKGIPGSRGQPGLPGPVGSASKERGLHGDPGFPGPPGQPGLPGQKGAHGIMGFPGMPGERGSDGTIGILGFPGPIGLPGPKGDQGESVGVPGIAGPKGERGDPGFPGERGREGLKGEPGYPGNTGVNGPKGSPGDLGQEGPAGIPGNAGLRGSPGPPGPPGQPGSVGFPGARGTVGPKGFHGFPGLNGLNGLPGTKGSPGTPGLSEAGLKGPAGLPGPKGEEGSPGLGRGAAGFPGPKGSSGDMGPPGPMGLPGLPGTPGVSLPSDIRGRPGDAGVPGTDGSSGFPGPPGPRGPPGPASDQGDTGTPGFPGVLGLRGIKGDVGPTGPVGLPGASGFKGARGEPGLMGMPGKDGPPGDPGYAGLKGEMGRRGLPGRPGAPGITPQPEEVTAPAGLPGLPGIDGVPGFDGDPGFHGPAGKPGPKGLPGRLGLKGRDGLPGTPGIVGEPGLPGAPGPQGFEGAAGKPGSLGLPGMPGRSVGVGYTLVKHSQSDQIPPCPIGMNKLWDGYSLLYVEGQEKSHNQDLGFAGSCLPRFSTMPFIYCNINEVCYYASRNDKSYWLSTTAPIPMMPVDSVQIPQYISRCSVCEAPSQAVAVHSQDITIPQCPLGWRSLWIGYSFLMHTAAGAEGGGQSLVSPGSCLEDFRATPFIECNGARGTCHYFANKYSFWLTTVEQEQQFVSAPPSETLKAGQLRTRVSRCQVCMKNL